A single genomic interval of Juglans regia cultivar Chandler chromosome 1, Walnut 2.0, whole genome shotgun sequence harbors:
- the LOC109008615 gene encoding growth-regulating factor 1 isoform X1 — protein sequence MLSGRNRFAFTASQWQELEHQALIFKYMASGIPIPPDLLLTIKRSCFDSPLSSKLFSHQPHQHIGWNYLQMGLGRKIDPEPGRCRRTDGKKWRCSKEAFPDSKYCERHMHRGKNRSRKPVEVMKAITSTATITNLSSPTISSKNHSALTPTAHDSLSSLSAMSSETHHHLHNSYYDAHLHQPFIHNPTSSSRLIGLSPPNNSLYVMEPASYSQITTTDYRNRYNINGLKEEVDEHAFFSESSGSMRSLSGPSMDDSWQLTPLTMSTSSKQRSSSGFSDSAKRPEQDRHSFVLDSAVKKDEMRMPIQEEKEQPQKTIHRFFDEWPPKERDSWLDLDDKPLNSSSPSTTRLSISIPNSFHDFPIFNSRTHNGN from the exons aTGCTGAGTGGAAGAAACAGATTTGCCTTCACTGCATCTCAGTGGCAAGAGCTTGAACACCAAGCTCTAATCTTCAAGTACATGGCTTCAGGCATTCCTATCCCACCTGATCTCCTCTTAACCATCAAAAGAAGCTGCTTTGACTCTCCTCTCTCTTCGAAGTTGTTCTCGCACCAACCTCATCAACACA TCGGCTGGAATTACTTGCAGATGGGTTTGGGGAGGAAAATAGACCCAGAGCCAGGCAGGTGCAGAAGAACAGATGGAAAAAAATGGAGGTGCTCAAAAGAGGCATTTCCAGATTCTAAATACTGTGAGAGACACATGCACAGAGGGAAAAACCGTTCAAGAAAGCCTGTGGAAGTTATGAAAGCAATTACATCAACGGCAACAATCACAAATCTatcatctccaacaatctcATCAAAAAACCACTCTGCACTGACCCCAACCGCTCATGATTCGCTTTCTTCACTTTCTGCCATGTCCTCAGAGACCCACCATCACCTTCACAATTCTTACTACGATGCCCACCTTCACCAACCCTTCATACATAATCCAACATCTTCTTCTAGGCTGATTGGCTTGTCACCTCCAAATAACAGCCTGTACGTCATGGAGCCCGCTTCTTACTCCCAGATCACCACTACGGATTACAG AAATAGGTACAATATTAACGGGCTGAAAGAGGAGGTGGATGAGCATGCTTTCTTCTCAGAGTCTTCTGGGTCTATGAGAAGCTTATCTGGCCCATCCATGGATGATTCTTGGCAACTCACACCTTTGACCATGAGCACATCTTCTAAGCAAAGAAGCAGCTCTGGTTTCAGCGATTCCGCAAAACGACCCGAGCAAGACCGGCACAGCTTTGTTCTGGACAGTGCTGTAAAAAAAGATGAGATGCGGATGCCTATCCAAGAAGAGAAAGAACAACCCCAAAAGACCATTCATCGCTTCTTCGATGAGTGGCCGCCTAAAGAGAGAGATTCATGGCTCGATTTGGATGACAAACCATTGAATAGTTCATCCCCATCAACAACCAGACTATCAATTTCCATTCCAAATTCCTTCCATGACTTTCCCATCTTCAATTCCAGAACCCATAACGGTAACTGA
- the LOC109008615 gene encoding growth-regulating factor 1 isoform X2, translating to MLSGRNRFAFTASQWQELEHQALIFKYMASGIPIPPDLLLTIKRSCFDSPLSSKLFSHQPHQHIGWNYLQMGLGRKIDPEPGRCRRTDGKKWRCSKEAFPDSKYCERHMHRGKNRSRKPVEVMKAITSTATITNLSSPTISSKNHSALTPTAHDSLSSLSAMSSETHHHLHNSYYDAHLHQPFIHNPTSSSRLIGLSPPNNSLYVMEPASYSQITTTDYRYNINGLKEEVDEHAFFSESSGSMRSLSGPSMDDSWQLTPLTMSTSSKQRSSSGFSDSAKRPEQDRHSFVLDSAVKKDEMRMPIQEEKEQPQKTIHRFFDEWPPKERDSWLDLDDKPLNSSSPSTTRLSISIPNSFHDFPIFNSRTHNGN from the exons aTGCTGAGTGGAAGAAACAGATTTGCCTTCACTGCATCTCAGTGGCAAGAGCTTGAACACCAAGCTCTAATCTTCAAGTACATGGCTTCAGGCATTCCTATCCCACCTGATCTCCTCTTAACCATCAAAAGAAGCTGCTTTGACTCTCCTCTCTCTTCGAAGTTGTTCTCGCACCAACCTCATCAACACA TCGGCTGGAATTACTTGCAGATGGGTTTGGGGAGGAAAATAGACCCAGAGCCAGGCAGGTGCAGAAGAACAGATGGAAAAAAATGGAGGTGCTCAAAAGAGGCATTTCCAGATTCTAAATACTGTGAGAGACACATGCACAGAGGGAAAAACCGTTCAAGAAAGCCTGTGGAAGTTATGAAAGCAATTACATCAACGGCAACAATCACAAATCTatcatctccaacaatctcATCAAAAAACCACTCTGCACTGACCCCAACCGCTCATGATTCGCTTTCTTCACTTTCTGCCATGTCCTCAGAGACCCACCATCACCTTCACAATTCTTACTACGATGCCCACCTTCACCAACCCTTCATACATAATCCAACATCTTCTTCTAGGCTGATTGGCTTGTCACCTCCAAATAACAGCCTGTACGTCATGGAGCCCGCTTCTTACTCCCAGATCACCACTACGGATTACAG GTACAATATTAACGGGCTGAAAGAGGAGGTGGATGAGCATGCTTTCTTCTCAGAGTCTTCTGGGTCTATGAGAAGCTTATCTGGCCCATCCATGGATGATTCTTGGCAACTCACACCTTTGACCATGAGCACATCTTCTAAGCAAAGAAGCAGCTCTGGTTTCAGCGATTCCGCAAAACGACCCGAGCAAGACCGGCACAGCTTTGTTCTGGACAGTGCTGTAAAAAAAGATGAGATGCGGATGCCTATCCAAGAAGAGAAAGAACAACCCCAAAAGACCATTCATCGCTTCTTCGATGAGTGGCCGCCTAAAGAGAGAGATTCATGGCTCGATTTGGATGACAAACCATTGAATAGTTCATCCCCATCAACAACCAGACTATCAATTTCCATTCCAAATTCCTTCCATGACTTTCCCATCTTCAATTCCAGAACCCATAACGGTAACTGA